Proteins encoded by one window of Amaranthus tricolor cultivar Red isolate AtriRed21 chromosome 4, ASM2621246v1, whole genome shotgun sequence:
- the LOC130809859 gene encoding uncharacterized protein LOC130809859 isoform X1 has product MSRKKVVVIGGTGYLGQHLLEAFSDLQSSPFSYDLAFTYHSNPPSNLLHAFPQSLSFLVDLQNGNGFDSISTIFGQPDVVVNCAAVSVPRACEVDPVAAMSVNVPTSVVNWLLSFKEKETLLIHLSTDQVYEGTKSFYKEEDETMPVNVYGRSKLEAEKFITAKFSNFAILRSSIIYGPQTVSPVPKSLPIQWIDDVLSKGNKVDFFYDEYRCPVFVKDVVAVIISLTMKWVTEARPVKLLLNLGGPDRVSRVQMAKAVAESRGYDTSLINSVSASSVDRGVKSPADISMDIDKLVKTLNISPISFKEGVKLTLNIP; this is encoded by the exons ATGAGCAGGAAGAAAGTGGTGGTAATTGGGGGAACAGGTTACCTTGGACAGCATCTACTTGAAGCATTTTCTGATCTCCAATCATCCCCTTTTTCTTATGATCTTGCTTTCACTTATCATTCAAACCCTCCTTCCAATTTGCTTCATGCTTTTCCTCAATCTCTTTCCTTCCTTGTTGATTTGCAAAATGGTAATGGCTTTGATTCCATCTCCACCATTTTTGGTCAG CCAGATGTGGTTGTGAATTGTGCTGCAGTGTCGGTACCTCGAGCTTGCGAAGTCGATCCTGTGGCTGCCATGTCTGTTAATGTTCCTACTTCTGTTGTCAACTGGTTGTTGAGCTTTAAAGAGAAAGAGACCCTTTTGATTCACCTTTCAACTGACCAAG TTTACGAAGGGACCAAATCGTTTTACAAAGAGGAAGATGAAACCATGCCAGTAAACGTTTATGGAAGATCAAAACTTGAAGCGGAGAAGTTTATTACtgcaaaattttcaaactttgCAATTTTGAGAAGCAGTATCATCTACGGTCCACAAACTGTATCACCTGTCCCAAAGTCCCTTCCAATTCAG TGGATTGATGATGTACTCTCAAAAGGAAACAAGGTGGACTTCTTTTATGATGAGTATCGATGCCCTGTGTTTGTCAAGGATGTTGTAGCTGTCATAATATCCTTGACAATGAAATGGGTCACAG AGGCTAGACCCGTGAAATTGCTGTTAAATCTTGGGGGACCAGATAGAGTTTCTCGTGTTCAGATGGCTAAGGCTGTAGCGGAGAGCAGAGGATATgatacgtcattgatcaattcCGTGTCTGCATCATCG GTTGATCGCGGTGTTAAATCCCCGGCAGATATATCCATGGACATCGACAAACTGGTTAAAACACTTAATATATCTCCAATTTCATTCAAAGAGGGTGTAAAATTAACACTCAATATTCCATGA
- the LOC130809859 gene encoding uncharacterized protein LOC130809859 isoform X2, which produces MSRKKVVVIGGTGYLGQHLLEAFSDLQSSPFSYDLAFTYHSNPPSNLLHAFPQSLSFLVDLQNGNGFDSISTIFGQPDVVVNCAAVSVPRACEVDPVAAMSVNVPTSVVNWLLSFKEKETLLIHLSTDQVYEGTKSFYKEEDETMPVNVYGRSKLEAEKFITAKFSNFAILRSSIIYGPQTVSPVPKSLPIQWIDDVLSKGNKVDFFYDEYRCPVFVKDVVAVIISLTMKWVTEARPVKLLLNLGGPDRVSRVQMAKAVAESRGYDTSLINSVSASSVVSV; this is translated from the exons ATGAGCAGGAAGAAAGTGGTGGTAATTGGGGGAACAGGTTACCTTGGACAGCATCTACTTGAAGCATTTTCTGATCTCCAATCATCCCCTTTTTCTTATGATCTTGCTTTCACTTATCATTCAAACCCTCCTTCCAATTTGCTTCATGCTTTTCCTCAATCTCTTTCCTTCCTTGTTGATTTGCAAAATGGTAATGGCTTTGATTCCATCTCCACCATTTTTGGTCAG CCAGATGTGGTTGTGAATTGTGCTGCAGTGTCGGTACCTCGAGCTTGCGAAGTCGATCCTGTGGCTGCCATGTCTGTTAATGTTCCTACTTCTGTTGTCAACTGGTTGTTGAGCTTTAAAGAGAAAGAGACCCTTTTGATTCACCTTTCAACTGACCAAG TTTACGAAGGGACCAAATCGTTTTACAAAGAGGAAGATGAAACCATGCCAGTAAACGTTTATGGAAGATCAAAACTTGAAGCGGAGAAGTTTATTACtgcaaaattttcaaactttgCAATTTTGAGAAGCAGTATCATCTACGGTCCACAAACTGTATCACCTGTCCCAAAGTCCCTTCCAATTCAG TGGATTGATGATGTACTCTCAAAAGGAAACAAGGTGGACTTCTTTTATGATGAGTATCGATGCCCTGTGTTTGTCAAGGATGTTGTAGCTGTCATAATATCCTTGACAATGAAATGGGTCACAG AGGCTAGACCCGTGAAATTGCTGTTAAATCTTGGGGGACCAGATAGAGTTTCTCGTGTTCAGATGGCTAAGGCTGTAGCGGAGAGCAGAGGATATgatacgtcattgatcaattcCGTGTCTGCATCATCGGTAGTATCTGTATAG